In Oryzias latipes chromosome 10, ASM223467v1, the genomic window ataaaagtaaataaaaaaatcggagtaccacagaaacatgacagcaaTAGTTAAAATTACACTTTTCTGGTAAATCTAATCCTTGGCACTTTTTTGTACATAAATGTTTTACTTGCATGCGGGATGAAGACCGTCCTGCATCTCCTGATTTTCCAACTCCTCTTCTTTCAAAGTTCTGACAAGAGTTTTGCTCTGGTTGAATTCCTagacattttttcacaataataacttatatttaCAACATAAATTACGATGacacacttttaaaaacacagcttAAATTATGTATATTTCTTCTAACAACTATCGATTGTCTATTTGTTGATTGTCAACATCGTTGCATAAAAATTCGACACCGTGGAAACCACTGCAACGACAGGAAAGTTATGTAAATCAGCGCAAACGTGTGTTTTCTGCCGCTGGTGACCGTGTCGGTGTTGAGGGTTaactgtgtttatatttttgctcACAGGTCTGCTCACTTCAGTACTTTGGCCATCAAGCAGAATCCAATGCTTGCAGAGGCTTACTCCAACCTGGGAAACGTGTACAAGGAGCGTGGTCAGTTGCAGGAGGCCATCGAGCATTATCGCCACGCACTGAGGCTGAAGCCGGACTTCATTGACGGGTACATCAACTTGGCAGCAGCTCTGGTGGCTGCAGGAGACATGGAGGGAGCAGTCCAAGCTTATGTGTCTGCTTTACAATACAACCCAGTAAGTGGTGTTATTAAGTACTTGAaaaatttggggggggggggggggggacttgtTAGTGAAaacattctattttattctatttttaaatctttgtgtttttttttttcttttacaggatCTCTATTGTGTACGTAGCGATTTGGGCAACTTGCTCAAAGCCCTGGGACGTTTGGAAGAGGCTAAGGTACGCGTCTTTGTGTCTTCAATGCTAAAGATGTGGGTTTTATTTTCTCTCCTTTAGTTTTAGGATGTCTTTTTAGGCCATCgattcttcctttttcttttattttttcgttACTTTTAGGAGCTTTATTAAAGTCCTCTTTTCTCTGGGGGCCAGATAAACATCAGCTTATTTTAGACTTGCAAGGAGCTTCTCACCTCactttagaaaagtttttttggaAATATTGAACTAGAGTCTAAAAGACTCATATTGCACTCTAAAGCTGTcctttctttaaacatttttcgaACTTAAATTatctaaatctttattttttctgatctttttgTACAAATTCTTTTTGACAATGGTCCTTATTACTTAGTCCCACTGTTTTTGCTGACCTTGCTAATGAAAGGTCATCCCCTCCCCTTTCAGGAAGAAAGGCTGCAGTAAGTGAACCCTTCAGATTGAACCCTGGCCCTGCATCCTAATGATGTTTATCTGGGAGGGAAAACGCTGGCTCGGTCTTTAAAGTGATTATGAACTGATATCAAGATAGAATTTATCTGAAGTGCAAAAGATAAGATGGTTTCTAACCTAACTGCTATACTCCTGTGTTGCATATCAAGTGCCCAATGACAATATTTCTATCCCTGTTTTCAGCTGGTAGTTTCTGCCAGTGTggatccttttttatttttttccccactagGAGTTTACAACTCAactttgtcactttaaaatgtgcttgtcacgggggggggggggggggggggctccctTGGTCCGTTCAAATCCGGTCATATGGAGTTGTCCTGCTGGTTACAGGCCATCTTATTTCATGCTAGAGGGGGGTAAAGGAGTGTGGAGGAGCATCAGGGAGTCACAAGCTCCCCAGCTCTGTAGCTCTGCCCCCCGCGCGCTTGCTAAGGATCGGTGGAGTGTGCGCAACCAGAGCTGTCTTCTTGACCAATCAGCTTCCCCTAGTTGATGCCGAGGCGCATCCCCACATGCCTTTCATGTCCAAAAGTCAGTACTTACACTGAGATTTACGATTAGTCAATCATTCTGATATTTATTGACATGCCCTGCCGTTTATTTACATATAAAGCTCATTCTTCAGTGCCTTAAGGCGGTTGAAGTAGTGTCAAGCAGACAGCTCACTCACTATTTGTGCTCCACCACCTGCGCCAGATGCTGGATTAGAAAGACAGTATGATGCGCAGCAGCAGCAATGACCTCTTTATTTCAGATCTGTGGAGACTTCTAGATACAAGTACTTAAACCACAGAATTTTCTTCCCTATCCATTGGCCAGGATTCAAGAAAGCAGGCCAGGATAAAGaaatcaaagttttaaaaaatatattttctgaaAATGCTAGTGGAATATAAGAAACGCATTGGTTCACATTTCTTCCCTTTTCCTTCAAATATGTAATAATATTCCTACTGAAATGGGATCAGTTCATTTGGGTAAGATCAAGCCAGTAATCGCCCTCTTTGTAGTTTGGTTTAAATTCTCAATTGGCAGGAAAATAGAGGTCTGACTACATGTCAGTGATTAACTGAACAGCAAAGCCTTTCTTCCCTCGGTTAGCCTGTAAGCAATCCTCTTGTTTTGTATCAGGCCCTCAATGCATGACTGAAAGCTAAAGCTAAAGCtaccatttatttttgttttgtcgtGATTTGGTGCTTTATATCCATAATCAACAAATAATGTATTGTTTGAAGAACTTTTACTAACGAtcttgttttctgattttgtctCTTTTGGTTTTTTCCACGACTGATATTGTTATTTAGAAGGTTTCAGGTGGGTGACACTATTCCTGCGTAGGTGCCTGGCGGAAAGGAACTCTAGGGCAGCCTCAGTCCTCTCCTCTTCTTCCAGCCAGCTGCGACCACCACTCTGACAAAGTCCAAAAATATGGTAACGGGTTTGTAACtgccaacaaaagaaaaaccaccTTACTTCATGCTTGAGCCCCTCGCTcttgtgaaagaaagaaaaaataaacttaatatttttcagttagtttttattgaaatttgttTTACTAATTAACCAATTTTATATGAAGTAAAAAGAAACTTGGATTTGGAAGCTGTAATTATGAAAAACATTAAGAACCCTCTAACACTTACATGCTGGTTATTTTtcctatttgttttgttttctccctTTCTTTATTTGGAGTTGCAGCGTTCTGATGATGCAGTAAATGCGCTGTGAGTCTGCAGTAGCGCAGGGGCTGCGCAGCGATACCCTTCAAGCAACCTAAATGGCGGAAAGCGCACGCGTGCAACCCCCAACGCCCTCCCCCCTCATCCCCCTTGGCCTGTTTGGTTGCGGACCTCACCCCACCCAAAAACCAGCCTCGCTCCCAAATGCACCAAAACGCTCAAGACAGGATTTGTTATGACAAATGCGTTGAGCAGTTTTTGATTCATTCACCATCTATTggctttctgtttttatgattaaggacacacacaaaaatctcTCCACAGTAAACTATGTTGCCTCTTCTGGCAATGCCCCCCAACTGTCTTGTTTATCCTTCCAAGCTCATGGCTGCAGAGTGTGTGCTAGTCTGGTGCTGCAGATTATCTGCCAGGGGTTGTTGGTCTGCTGCCGTTGTCATCCGGCCATTCAGCGAGCGCACAAGCGAAGTAAGAACTTTGCCAGGAGCAAGGTCATGCGAACAGCGATACATGGTGCATTGTGGTGTTGGCGGCAAACCCACCCAGCGCGCCTGCGTTGACTGCGCCCGCATTACAGGGACTATCACCTGCACTCACTGTTCCACATCCAAGGTTGTGAATGTCAGCACTGATCTACCAGCCTCTGcttattttcagtgttttcagtgttttaatgGAAGGACAATAGATGGAATTTGAGGAAATAAGAGCCACTGTGTTTGATAAAAGGTGGTCATAACTTCAGGATGAGAACGTGAGTGTGGGTGCTGGTTGGATCCGCGCAGCGTAGGAAAAAGCTATGCAGCTTTGCGCGGCAGACTTCTGCGCCAGCGAGCCCATGCTGTAGACTCACTTTTTGCTATCATGGAGAGTAGTTACTAATTTTGCTATTTctgcccttttttgtttttgtttttcttttcattcaacCCCTCCCCTGTCTACTCCacctctccttttcttttttccccgttttctgtggttttcaatGTAAACCTACTGAAGGCTTGTTACCTGAAAGCCATTGAGACTCAGCCCAACTTTGCTGTCGCTTGGAGCAACCTCGGTTGTGTGTTCAATGCCCAGGGGGAAATATGGCTCGCTATACACCACTTTGAAAAGGTAAGAAGAATTGTTCATATCTATACACACTATTTAATAGATTTATCATTTAATGTTACttttatttccttatttttagGCAGTCACATTGGACCCAAATTTCCTGGATGCTTATATCAATTTAGGAAATGTTTTGAAAGAAGCTCGCATCTTTGACAGGTGAGTTTAAAGTATGAGCTTTATGCTCTTGCTTCAGGTTTACCACACCTTTATGAACTTAACATGGagtttgtgatatttttaatcCTGCAGCTCCAAAAACAGCTGTCCGATAAGGCGGTTTTAGTTAAAAGCTGTAAATCTTAAACTGTTGTGCCTGTGATGATTTGTGGAAAATAGCTTAGAAAGTTGTGAACATTCCTTGTTTGTCATGTTGTCTCCAGAGCTGTTGCTGGATACCTGCGAGCTCTGAGTCTAAGCCCCAACCATGCAGTGGTTCACGGGAACCTGGCCTGCGTTTACTATGAACAGGGACTCATCGACCTGGCCATCGACACCTACCGGCGGGCCATTGAACTGCAGCCCCACTTCCCAGATGCCTACTGTAATCTGGCAAACGCATTGAAGGAGAAAGGAAATGTAATGTCCAGAATTCACTGTAAACAgaattttacctgtttttttacatttctcatGACTTGACACCATAATGGATCCTTTCTAGGTGTCTGAAGCAGAAGAGTGCTACAACACAGCCTTACGTTTGTGTCCCACTCACGCCGATTCCCTGAACAACTTGGCAAACATCAAACGTGAACAGGGCAACATTGAGGAGGCAGTCCAGCTCTACAGAAAGGCTCTGGAGGTGAATTGATCGTTGCACGCTTCtctaattgtttttcttttgagcaGATAAAATAAACGTAACAAATGGTATGGTGGTGTTTTTCCGTCAGGTATTCCCAGAGTTTGCAGCAGCTCATTCTAACCTGGCCAGtgtcctgcagcagcagggCAAACTTCAGGAGGCTCTCATGCACTACAAGGAGGCAATCAGGTTAAGAAACTGTTGAGGCAGAAAGGATTGTCCGCTTGCACGTTCCTGTGTCTAAACATCTTTTCTTGTTCCATTTTAGAATCAGCCCCACATTCGCTGATGCCTATTCCAACATGGGAAACACTCTGAAGGAAATGCAAGATGTCCAGGGAGCTCTGCAGTGCTACACTCGTGCCATCCAGATCAATCCAGCCTTCGCTGATGCTCACAGTAACCTGGCCTCTATCCATAAGGTGGGCTCTACTGCCTCGTCCTTTTCTTTTAGGAAAGTCGGTTGTAAATCTGTTCATATGTGTTTACCTCAATATACAATTTTTGAATTATGTTCGGCAGGATTCTGGAAACATCCCAGAGGCCATTGCATCCTATCGCACCGCCTTGAAACTCAAGCCAGATTTTCCTGATGCTTACTGTAACTTGGCACATTGCCTACAGGTACTTTTaacttctgttttcattttttcctcaaCTCCAAATTATAGATTTCTGCTTAGTTTTGACCTCCTCCATTTCCAGATTGTTTGCGACTGGACAGACTATGACGAACGGATGAAGAAGCTGGTTAGCATCGTGGCTGACCAGCTGGACAAGAACCGCTTGCCCTCGGTGCACCCGCACCACAGCATGCTCTACCCACTCTCCCACAACTTCCGCAAGGCAATTGCCGAGCGCCATGGAAACCTTTGCCTGGACAAGGTACACGCACTGATGAAAGCAAGTAacttttcatttacattttgggtGTTGAGGTTACTGGTGATGGCTCTGCCCGTCTGTGGGGATGTGGTGAAGGTAAGGGATCAACTGGATCCTGCTAGTGGGTTTATGAGGGCTGTGCAGATTAAGGGAATTTGTTAGCCGAAGGTTTCTGACTCGTGGTCTGTTTGTTGCCTGGAAAGGACTCATGGAACTCATTCTCTCCTGCATTTCTAACATCTTGCCGTTGCTGCTTCCATAGATTAACGCACTGCACAAACCTGCTTACGAGCATCCCAAGGATTTGAAAGCCAGTGGTGGACGTCTGCGCATCGGCTATGTCAGCTCCGACTTCGGAAACCACCCCACGTCTCACCTGATGCAGTCCATCCCAGGAATGCACAATCCAGAGAAGTTTGAGGTTAATGatccttttgttttctctaGTCTACACTATATTTCTGTCAATTTTAACACCTGGTTTTTCTTCTAAGGTGTTCTGCTATGCGCTCAGTCCTGACGATAGTACAAACTTCCGTGTAAAGGTTGTGGCAGAAGCCCATCACTTCACAGATCTCTCCCAGGTAGCCTTTATGCTGTTTTGTGGCTCGTAACAGTCTCttcttaaataatttttatgaatgtaactgaaatgaaaaatgttttagttgtttgtgaagtgtttgttttcttttctctgcagatACCTTGTAATGGCAAAGCAGCTGATCGCATTCACCAGGATGGAATCAACATTCTGGTCAACATGAACGGATACACCAAAGGAGCTAGAAATGAACTGTTTGCCCTTCGCCCTGCTCCCATTCAGGTGAGCTCTTTTCCAGCCTGTTGAGAAGGTGTTCTGCTTTTGAAGAACGCTCTCACAGTGGTTCCTGCTGTCTAACAGGCCATGTGGCTCGGCTACCCCGGAACCAGTGGGGCTCCGTTCATGGACTACATCATAACCGACAAGGAGACGTCTCCCATGGAAGTCGCTGAGCAGTACTCTGAGAAGCTCGCCTACATGCCCAACACTTTCTTCATTGGAGATCATGCCAACATGTTTCCCCACCTCAAGGTCCGTCTTGACCTCTGCAGTCCTGTCATACGTGATCTCAAAAAActcacaagttaaaaaaatctgaactattttattgcagaaaaagGCAGTGATTGATTTCAAATCAAACGGTCACATCTTTGACAACCGCATTGTTCTCAATGGCATTGATCTGAAGGCCTTCCTGGACAGTCTGCCCGACGTCAAAGTCATTAAAGTGAGTGAATGGGTTTTTTGATTGTCAATCGTTGCCTGTACACTGATCTAACCTCTGTATTGACATTTTTCAGATGAAATGTGACAACAACCAGGAATCAGCTGGTGACTCGAATGGAGCTCTGTCCATGCCTGTAATTCCCATGAACACAGCTGCAGAGGCCATCATTAACATGATCAATCAAGGCCAGATCCAGGTCACGATCAATAACTTCACTGTCAGCAATGGGCTGGCCACCACACAGGTAGGAGTTGAATGTTCATGCTGCCAGCTCCATCTTTATGCTTTTTGTTATCGCTCAGTTcgaatcaatttatttattttccaaatttaGATCAACAACAAAGCTGCCACCGGGGAGGAGGTGCCACGCACCATTGTGGTGACGACTCGCTCCCAGTATGGCCTGCCGGAGGACTCCATCGTTTACTGCAACTTCAACCAGCTCTACAAGATTGACCCGCCTACTCTGCAGATGTGGGCCAATGTAAGCTGGAAAGATCAGACTGTTTTTCCATTTATCGGAGTGTTCCCTTCAACTTCCAGCTTTGATGAgccgtttttttctttgcagatcCTGAAACGAGTGTCCAACAGTGTGCTGTGGCTCCTTCGCTTCCCTGCTGTCGGGGAGCCAAACATTCAGCAGTACGCTCAGAACTTGGGCCTCCCCGCCTCTCGCATCATTTTCTCCCCAGTGGCTCCTAAGGAGGAGCACGTGAGGAGAGGCCAGCTCGCTGACGTGTGCCTCGACACGCCGCTGTGCAACGGTCACACGACAGGCATGGATGTTCTCTGGGCTGGAACTCCCATGGTAACCATGCCAGGTGAGGAGGCCGTCAGTCGAGATTGACTTCTGattgtgtgtttatttatctAACAAACATCCCTATTGTAGGCGAGACCCTGGCTTCCCGTGTAGCCGCTTCTCAGCTCCAGTGTCTGGGCTGCCCTGAGCTAATAGCACAAAACCGCCAGGACTATGAGGAAATAGCAGTCAAGCTGGGATCTGACATGGAGTAGTAAGTTGAGCAGGACGGTTATGTGGCGACTGTCTTTATCCACATCTAACGTCTACTTTCCTTTTTCTCTGCAGcctaaagatgatcagagcaCGTGTGTGGAAGCATCGAATCTGCAGTCCCCTCTTCAACACCAAGCAGTACACAATTGACCTGGAAAAGCTCTACCAGCTGATGTGGGAGCACCACAGCAATGGCAACAAACCAGACCACCTGGTCAAACTGCAGCCGGCTGAGGCCAGTGAGAGCGCCTGAACGACCATACTCCTCCTGCATCCCATCTGAACTGTTTGGAGAGGGCGGGCTTTAGTCTCCTCTGTGAATGACTGTCTTCAGCTCTCTCATTCACTCCTACTTACGAACAGCCCGCACATGCTCACATTTGTCACCTGTTACATCAGTCATGGACGCATCAGCATCTCCTGAGCCAGATGAAGCCTGGGACCTTCAGGCTCCGTGTCTGAGACTTTTGAAACGCTATATGTACTTGGTGAGCATGAGGATTGTGATGTCATGCTACTTCCTCAGTGCTTGGAACTGTGGATTTTTCTTGTTTCCCTCTTGTTGTGAGAGAATACCCAGCAGTCATTTCTGATCTATTTATAAATGGGTTAAGGATGCtgtgtgttttacatttttcaatgttGCCCCATTCAAGTCTAAACAGTAATCCCAGATTTATCAGCTTTACCGTAAGACAAATTGCAATGGTTGTTTGGCTGCAGTAAAGTTTTAAGGACCTAGACTGTACGATGGCTTCTTCCCTCAGCAAATGCCAGCTTTTAATAAGCTTTTCACTCAACAGatgtgttcagttttttttttatcattttagagTTTGAGTTTTGAGAAAGGAACTTTAAAGCCCAAGTTGTTTAAAAGCATCTGTTTGATGACTCGGGCTGTTCAtaaatctatatatttttttcaaaccaggGTTGGGTAAGTATTTTctacacagtttttttgtttttgtattgtcTGATTACTGTTTGCTGTTAGTGCTGCTGCAAGTCTCTATATGTAATAAATAAGAGATTGCAAAAATATTGGCagtcttggttttattttaaaaggctattttatgtataaatGGATTATTCcgcttttcttgttttatccAGTTCAgattcatcagttttttttttttttttaaagcctaagtttaagaaaaatgcaaatcatgcgtcatgattttattttaaattagtttGGGATCACTGCAGCAAACCTACAAGCTGTCAGGCACAGTTCACCCTTGCCTTTACCCAAAAAACACTAGCAGTATAATTTTAAAACTATATTAAACCTGGATAGTTTAGCTGGCTGTTAACTAGGTTAGTTATTAATCAAGCAAGGCAGTCTCAGATGACCTCGCAAGGCCCGAAAACAAAACGCACTCATGATGTACTGTACTCACTGACAGCTACTCAGCTCTGAACACTTtctgtcactttttaaaaaaaaactttctagcCATAATTTTTATTACCTTTAGTTGTAACTGCACTTTTAAAACActtaacctttttcttcaacctAATTCTTCGGTTATTAATGtttggatatttttttatttaattgaacaTTCAAAAACATACACATGATAAACCTGTTGGAATAAAACAAATTGATTTGTTGgcataattgaaaaaaattagatgGTAAAATAAAACCATACACAATAACATATACCAATACATATACCAATACAATAACACCCATAAATACTCAGGTTTTTCATAAAACTTATCGGCCTTTGCAAAGGTGAGaaattttcctgcttttttattttttatgaatttaaataaatgaaactaaatCTTGTGAAAATTTTTTAAAGGATTCGTTTTTGAAAATTTACTTCAATGAATTTATATTTGTCCAATATTGTTAAAGCATTAACTACTAAATTAGACCTGATATTGTGTGAAATTacaacataaaatgtttttttccttctaatcTGACTAAAAAGTGGTTAAATCCCATTACGAGTATTCCCCTGTTAAGTTATGTTTTCTGTATGTACGCATGCgccaacacatacacacacctgaTTGGTGAAACCATGCCGTGACTGTTTCCGGTTCAACCGATACACggattttaaatttcttttaatcGTCTCTGGCCGGCTGTTCCCATTAACCAACATATACCCGATTGGTAAGGAATTCCAACTAAAAAGTTTTTACAAATCTTTTGGGATGTCGTATTATATCTGTTCATGTAgtcaaacacagtaaaacacggtgCATATTTAGAGGCTAATTTCGTATCTAGCCAGTATGCTAGTAGTTGCTACACAGGAGAATCTTATTACTAAACGTTTaggacaacaaaaacatgtttaagaaAAAGAGATAATTGGAACAACCGTCTCATTGAGGTACACTTATTGAAGTAAACTCGAAGAATTAATGAAACtttgattatttgtttttgaagGAGTTGCTATTAGTAATGTTATTACAAAGACGAGGTAGGATCGAACGCTGCAGAGCTAAGAAAACCTATTGAATATTAACTTAAATGAAATAATCGTTTGAAATCAAGACTATTTTTTTGTCTCCTAGCTTAATGAACATTGCTGAAAAGACGCGTAATGGCTGCTGGAACAACAACAAGCGATTATCGAATCACAATGTGCGAGTCCAGCGATGAAGACTTTGACCAGTGTAGgttctgtttttaacagaaaaaaatacgtATATATCTCAAAATATGTACCTTGGTTAACGCTTCAACTTTTCCAGTTTTGGAGCAAAGGTTCACACCTCAAGCTAAGGCTAAAGCGACTTCACAAAAGCCTCGCAGTGCAGCTAAACCACCAAGGTAGGAGGATAAACACTACCACCATGCTTTCATGACTGTGACCTCTACTCTTCTAAGTAGAAATGGTACATTTGCTAGTAAATCTTCTTAGATCgcatgtctttttatttatttctttttctttccagcGTGGTGCTTGTGGTGAgctcagatgatgaagatgacgcTCCTTTTGAAACATGTAGGTGCTTTTGCTGAGTACTTTATGTATTACTGTAGTTTATTTGACAAGGGCATTAATGTACCAGAGTTGGCACTTTTTCATCTGTAGTCCTCGGATTGTCAAATTTGTCTCCCCCCCCCAAATTGtgaaattaacaataaaaatacaacataaaCACAAATGAAAGAATTAGATTGTATGACCACATTGTAAAAGGCTAAAATACAATATAAATCAGCAACAGTAACACGGGTAAAAACCTAATGTAAATATACCAGAACAGTAgtatttgaaaaacattgtaAGTGGTATAAATACAATGTAAACCTAAGAGCAGCACAGATAGATATCAcattggtaaaaacaaaaaaaacgttgatTCAAATCAATGAACATTTAT contains:
- the ogt gene encoding UDP-N-acetylglucosamine--peptide N-acetylglucosaminyltransferase 110 kDa subunit isoform X4 codes for the protein MASSVGNVADSTGLAELAHREYQSGDFEAAERHCMQLWRQEPDNTGVLLLLSSIHFQCRRLDRSAHFSTLAIKQNPMLAEAYSNLGNVYKERGQLQEAIEHYRHALRLKPDFIDGYINLAAALVAAGDMEGAVQAYVSALQYNPDLYCVRSDLGNLLKALGRLEEAKACYLKAIETQPNFAVAWSNLGCVFNAQGEIWLAIHHFEKAVTLDPNFLDAYINLGNVLKEARIFDRAVAGYLRALSLSPNHAVVHGNLACVYYEQGLIDLAIDTYRRAIELQPHFPDAYCNLANALKEKGNVSEAEECYNTALRLCPTHADSLNNLANIKREQGNIEEAVQLYRKALEVFPEFAAAHSNLASVLQQQGKLQEALMHYKEAIRISPTFADAYSNMGNTLKEMQDVQGALQCYTRAIQINPAFADAHSNLASIHKDSGNIPEAIASYRTALKLKPDFPDAYCNLAHCLQIVCDWTDYDERMKKLVSIVADQLDKNRLPSVHPHHSMLYPLSHNFRKAIAERHGNLCLDKINALHKPAYEHPKDLKASGGRLRIGYVSSDFGNHPTSHLMQSIPGMHNPEKFEVFCYALSPDDSTNFRVKVVAEAHHFTDLSQIPCNGKAADRIHQDGINILVNMNGYTKGARNELFALRPAPIQAMWLGYPGTSGAPFMDYIITDKETSPMEVAEQYSEKLAYMPNTFFIGDHANMFPHLKKKAVIDFKSNGHIFDNRIVLNGIDLKAFLDSLPDVKVIKMKCDNNQESAGDSNGALSMPVIPMNTAAEAIINMINQGQIQVTINNFTVSNGLATTQINNKAATGEEVPRTIVVTTRSQYGLPEDSIVYCNFNQLYKIDPPTLQMWANILKRVSNSVLWLLRFPAVGEPNIQQYAQNLGLPASRIIFSPVAPKEEHVRRGQLADVCLDTPLCNGHTTGMDVLWAGTPMVTMPGETLASRVAASQLQCLGCPELIAQNRQDYEEIAVKLGSDMEYLKMIRARVWKHRICSPLFNTKQYTIDLEKLYQLMWEHHSNGNKPDHLVKLQPAEASESA
- the ogt gene encoding UDP-N-acetylglucosamine--peptide N-acetylglucosaminyltransferase 110 kDa subunit isoform X5, with translation MACYLKAIETQPNFAVAWSNLGCVFNAQGEIWLAIHHFEKAVTLDPNFLDAYINLGNVLKEARIFDRAVAGYLRALSLSPNHAVVHGNLACVYYEQGLIDLAIDTYRRAIELQPHFPDAYCNLANALKEKGNVSEAEECYNTALRLCPTHADSLNNLANIKREQGNIEEAVQLYRKALEVFPEFAAAHSNLASVLQQQGKLQEALMHYKEAIRISPTFADAYSNMGNTLKEMQDVQGALQCYTRAIQINPAFADAHSNLASIHKDSGNIPEAIASYRTALKLKPDFPDAYCNLAHCLQIVCDWTDYDERMKKLVSIVADQLDKNRLPSVHPHHSMLYPLSHNFRKAIAERHGNLCLDKVHALMKINALHKPAYEHPKDLKASGGRLRIGYVSSDFGNHPTSHLMQSIPGMHNPEKFEVFCYALSPDDSTNFRVKVVAEAHHFTDLSQIPCNGKAADRIHQDGINILVNMNGYTKGARNELFALRPAPIQAMWLGYPGTSGAPFMDYIITDKETSPMEVAEQYSEKLAYMPNTFFIGDHANMFPHLKKKAVIDFKSNGHIFDNRIVLNGIDLKAFLDSLPDVKVIKMKCDNNQESAGDSNGALSMPVIPMNTAAEAIINMINQGQIQVTINNFTVSNGLATTQVINNKAATGEEVPRTIVVTTRSQYGLPEDSIVYCNFNQLYKIDPPTLQMWANILKRVSNSVLWLLRFPAVGEPNIQQYAQNLGLPASRIIFSPVAPKEEHVRRGQLADVCLDTPLCNGHTTGMDVLWAGTPMVTMPGETLASRVAASQLQCLGCPELIAQNRQDYEEIAVKLGSDMEYLKMIRARVWKHRICSPLFNTKQYTIDLEKLYQLMWEHHSNGNKPDHLVKLQPAEASESA